A window of Vigna unguiculata cultivar IT97K-499-35 chromosome 4, ASM411807v1, whole genome shotgun sequence contains these coding sequences:
- the LOC114182522 gene encoding TMV resistance protein N-like, translating into MARRISLSLSSSSHTWIYDVFLSFRGEDTRFQFTHNLYHSLCEKGIHTFIDQEGLRKGEEITPALFHAIQNSRISIIVFSKNYASSTYCLNELVRILECAKEEGRSIYPIFYGVDPSEVRHQTGTYAEALSKHEARFHNDANNEKVQKWRKALHEAANLSGWHFQHRSQPEYEFIRKIVEAISREINYIPLYVADNPIGLEYARKGVKSLLEDGSEINMIGIYGIGGIGKTTIARDVYNTIFFYFQGSCFLPDIREKAIDKYGIVQLQELVLSEILEEKDIKVGDVNRGIPLIKRRLQQKKVLLVLDNVDKLEQLKALAGGYDWFGSGSRIIITTRDKHLLDAHGVVNLYEVKPLHVEKALELFNWHAFRSDKVGPPYMSISNRAVSYACGLPLALEVIGSHLFGKSLDECHSALDKYESIPHQKIHEILKVSYDGLEENEKGIFLDIACFFNNCELGNVTPMLKAHGFYAEDGLRVLADRSLIKINSSDFVRMHDLIRDTGREIVRQESTLEPGRRSRLWFNQDIVHVLEGNTGSDKIEFIKLEGYNNVQVQWNGKAFKKMKNLSILIVEDATFSLSPEHLPNSLRVLDWSCYPSPSLPSDFNPKRFEIILMPESCLLMFKPQKMLESLSVINLEDCKFLTDLPSLGEASLLTTLRLDRCFNLVNIDESIGFLDKLRLLSAKGCAKLKTLAPCIMLTCLETLDLRRCVSLESFPEVLGKMEKIRTIYLDHTDIEKLPFSIGNFVWLELLSLKGCKRLCQLPGSISIMPKVKVLIGYGHEAYNFFEERLSSEVSPMAMRIDGSNRYLDVYYQYISPNNAIQVCSPNPLFHSDFNLLFQKLEREANWSSRCTVSRMHFSFRKKFPKIALCCSSYYLAMKSVMIQTYKLRVFINDTMQFSAMCNFLFKWEEQILWCDLEGKAEEVFSEQEWNNVEIVFELDFPMRRNSIYVNTTMSIGRGILSWSLIGVYEEGNNKEDIKFEDRLSIFPLSNIEPPSLPSSLYYVVRGMTE; encoded by the exons ATGGCACGGAGAATCTCATTATCGTTGTCTTCCTCCAGTCATACATGGATTTATGATGTCTTTCTAAGTTTTAGAGGTGAAGACACTCGTTTTCAGTTTACTCACAATCTCTACCATTCCTTGTGCGAGAAGGGCATTCACACTTTCATCGACCAGGAAGGTCTTAGAAAAGGGGAAGAAATTACACCTGCTCTTTTCCACGCAATTCAAAATTCAAGGATTTCCATCATTGTCTTTTCCAAAAACTATGCATCTTCAACCTATTGCTTAAATGAACTTGTAAGGATTCTTGAATGCGCGAAAGAAGAAGGTCGATCAATTTATCCAATATTTTATGGAGTGGATCCATCAGAAGTTCGACATCAGACTGGAACTTATGCAGAAGCATTGTCAAAACACGAAGCTAGGTTTCACAATGACGCTAACAATGAGAAGGTACAAAAATGGAGGAAGGCTTTACATGAAGCAGCTAATCTATCAGGCTGGCATTTCCAACATCG GTCTCAACCAGAATATGAGTTTATAAGAAAGATTGTTGAAGCAATCTCTAGAGAGATAAATTACATCCCTTTATATGTTGCCGATAACCCAATTGGACTGGAGTATGCACGGAAGGGAGTGAAATCTCTCCTTGAAGATGGATCTGAAATCAACATGATAGGAATTTATGGTATCGGGGGTATAGGAAAAACCACGATTGCTCGTGATGTgtataacactatttttttttactttcaaggTTCGTGTTTTCTACCTGACATTAGAGAAAAGGCAATTGATAAATACGGTATTGTCCAACTTCAAGAATTAGTACTTTCTGAAATACTCGAGGAAAAAGATATTAAAGTGGGAGATGTCAATAGAGGAATACCGTTAATAAAAAGGAGACTTCAACAGAAGAAGGTCCTTCTAGTTCTTGATAATGTTGACAAATTAGAGCAGTTAAAGGCACTTGCAGGGGGATATGATTGGTTTGGCTCTGGAAGTAGAATCATCATCACCACAAGAGACAAGCACTTGCTAGATGCTCATGGGGTGGTTAACTTATATGAGGTTAAACCATTACATGTTGAAAAGGCTCTGGAATTGTTTAACTGGCATGCCTTCAGAAGTGATAAAGTTGGTCCACCATACATGAGTATTTCCAACCGTGCCGTTTCTTATGCGTGTGGCCTTCCTTTGGCTCTGGAAGTTATAGGATCCCATTTATTCGGAAAAAGTTTAGATGAGTGCCATTCTGCATTAGATAAATATGAAAGTATTCCTCATCAGAAGATTCATGAAATACTAAAAGTAAGCTATGATGGTTTGGAAGAAAATGAGAAGGGAATTTTCCTAGACATTGCATGTTTCTTCAATAACTGTGAACTAGGCAATGTCACACCAATGCTAAAAGCTCATGGTTTTTATGCAGAAGATGGTTTGAGAGTGTTAGCTGACAGATCTCTCATAAAGATTAATTCTTCTGATTTTGTGAGAATGCATGACCTAATTCGAGACACAGGTAGAGAGATTGTAAGGCAAGAATCAACACTTGAGCCAGGCAGACGCAGTAGATTATGGTTTAACCAGGACATTGTTCACGTTTTGGAAGGAAATACG GGATCTGATAAAATAGAATTCATAAAGCTTGAAGGGTACAACAACGTACAAGTGCAATGGAATGGAAAAGCCTTCAAGAAAATGAAGAACTTGAGTATTTTGATAGTTGAAGATGCAACCTTTTCTCTAAGCCCCGAGCATCTTCCAAATAGCTTGAGAGTGTTAGACTGGAGTTGCTATCCTTCGCCATCTTTACCTTCTGATTTCAATCCCAAACGTTTTGAGATAATCCTTATGCCAGAAAGTTGCCTTCTGATGTTCAAACCACAAAAG ATGTTGGAATCATTGTCTGTAATAAACCTTGAAGATTGCAAATTCTTAACCGATCTACCGAGCCTAGGAGAGGCATCACTCTTAACAACTCTGCGTCTCGATAgatgttttaatttagttaacATTGATGAATCAATTGGGTTTCTTGATAAGCTTCGGTTGTTGAGTGCTAAAGGGTGCGCCAAGCTGAAAACTCTTGCACCCTGCATCATGTTGACATGTCTTGAAACTTTGGATCTTCGGAGATGCGTAAGTCTTGAGAGTTTCCCAGAAGTATTGGGAAAGATGGAGAAAATAAGGACAATATATTTAGACCACACAGACATAGAGAAATTGCcattttcaattggaaattttgttTGGCTGGAACTATTGTCCTTGAAGGGATGCAAAAGGCTTTGCCAGCTACCGGGTAGTATAAGCATAATGCCGAAAGTTAAAGTGCTAATTGGTTATGGGCATGaagcatataatttttttgaagaaagGTTGAGCTCAGAGGTGTCTCCAATGGCCATGCGTATTGATGGTTCTAACCGATATCTTGATGTGTATTATCAATACATAAGTCCCAATAATGCCATCCAAGTATGCAGTCCTAATCCTCTTTTCCATTCTGATTTCAATTTGTTATTCCAAAAGCTTGAAAGGGAAGCGAATTGGTCTAGCAGATGCACGGTATCAAGAATGCATTTCTCGTTTCGAAAGAAATTTCCTAAGATAGCGCTATGTTGTTCTTCATATTATCTAGCGATGAAAAGTGTCATGATTCAGACTTACAAGCTCAGAGTATTCATTAACGATACTATGCAATTCAGTGCTATGTGCAATTTCTTGTTTAAGTGGGAGGAACAAATACTTTGGTGTGATCTAGAAGGCAAAGCAGAGGAGGTGTTTTCAGAGCAAGAGTGGAATAACGTtgagattgtatttgagttggaCTTCCCAATGCGAAGAAATAGTATATATGTGAACACAACAATGAGCATTGGTAGAGGAATTCTAAGTTGGAGCCTAATCGGTGTGTACGAGGAAGGAAATAATAAGGAGGATATCAAATTCGAAGATCGCTTGTCAATTTTTCCGTTAAGTAACATAGAACCTCCTTCATTACCTAGTTCTTTGTACTATGTCGTTAGAGGAATGACTGAATGA